A window of the Bacillus sp. A301a_S52 genome harbors these coding sequences:
- the xylB gene encoding xylulokinase: MGYVLGVDLGTSAVKVLLVNRDGAVVTEAVTEYPLFQEKPGHSEQDPEDWVNGTINAIKAITNNLSDLEKIEGISFSGQMHGLVLLDEKDQPLRRAILWNDTRTTEQCREIEQKVGIDLLHTITKNPALEGFTLPKLMWVKKYEPELFNKAATFVLPKDYVRYRLTGALHMDYSDAAGTLLLNVANKTWSEEMCAKTGVPLTLCPPLVASHEKVGVLREDIAKKCGLSSHVAVFAGGADNACGAIGTGILREGMTLSSTGTSGVILSYEKDGDKEFNGRVHYFNHGEESAFYTMGVTLAAGYSLNWFKDTFAPHKSFEELVKEAEASPPGARGLLFTPYLVGERTPHADADIRGSFIGVHSGHSLGDFTRAVIEGVTFSLNETVELFREHGKTVDKIVCTGGGAKSDLWLQIQADIFNATVVKLKTEQGPGMGAAMLAAYGLGWFSSLKACSDQFIDESEQYEPSAERVAAYRDLFGIYQRVYNQTKDISADLKPYRSL; encoded by the coding sequence ATGGGGTATGTTTTAGGAGTAGACTTAGGCACGAGCGCAGTGAAGGTGTTGTTAGTTAATCGAGATGGGGCTGTCGTGACAGAAGCTGTTACCGAGTACCCGCTTTTCCAAGAGAAACCGGGGCATAGTGAACAAGATCCTGAAGATTGGGTGAACGGAACGATAAACGCGATCAAAGCTATCACGAATAACTTATCTGACCTAGAAAAAATTGAAGGTATTAGCTTTTCCGGTCAAATGCACGGCTTAGTTCTCCTAGATGAAAAGGATCAGCCGTTACGTCGTGCCATCTTATGGAATGACACTCGAACGACAGAACAGTGTCGAGAGATTGAACAAAAGGTTGGAATCGACCTCCTTCACACAATTACGAAAAATCCAGCACTTGAAGGGTTTACGTTACCTAAACTCATGTGGGTAAAAAAATATGAGCCTGAATTATTCAATAAAGCGGCTACGTTTGTATTACCAAAAGATTATGTGAGGTATCGTTTAACAGGTGCTTTACACATGGATTATTCTGATGCTGCGGGCACCCTCTTGTTAAATGTGGCAAATAAAACATGGAGTGAGGAAATGTGTGCAAAGACAGGTGTGCCGCTAACCTTGTGCCCGCCACTCGTCGCATCTCACGAAAAAGTGGGGGTGTTGCGTGAAGACATAGCAAAAAAATGTGGGCTTTCGTCTCATGTAGCCGTCTTTGCAGGTGGGGCAGATAATGCTTGTGGTGCTATAGGAACAGGGATTTTACGAGAAGGTATGACATTAAGCAGTACAGGCACATCAGGTGTTATTTTATCCTATGAAAAGGATGGGGATAAAGAGTTTAATGGTCGTGTCCATTACTTTAACCATGGAGAAGAGTCCGCCTTTTATACGATGGGCGTAACGCTTGCGGCAGGTTATAGTTTAAACTGGTTTAAAGACACGTTTGCACCTCATAAATCGTTTGAAGAATTAGTGAAAGAAGCTGAAGCATCTCCACCTGGAGCGAGAGGACTCCTATTTACACCTTACCTCGTGGGGGAACGAACGCCTCATGCCGATGCGGATATTCGGGGAAGCTTTATAGGCGTCCACTCCGGACATTCATTAGGTGACTTTACTCGGGCGGTTATTGAAGGGGTGACATTCTCATTGAATGAAACAGTGGAGTTATTCAGAGAGCATGGCAAGACAGTGGATAAAATAGTGTGCACTGGTGGCGGGGCCAAAAGTGATTTATGGCTGCAAATCCAAGCGGATATTTTTAACGCCACGGTTGTGAAATTAAAAACGGAACAAGGACCGGGAATGGGAGCTGCCATGCTGGCCGCTTACGGGCTGGGCTGGTTCTCTTCATTAAAGGCGTGTTCAGATCAATTTATTGACGAAAGTGAACAGTATGAACCGAGTGCTGAACGTGTTGCTGCTTATCGTGACTTATTTGGTATCTATCAACGAGTGTATAACCAAACAAAAGACATCTCAGCTGACCTTAAACCGTATCGTTCTCTCTAA
- a CDS encoding ROK family transcriptional regulator: protein MASYQQTVKLTNKMIILNAIRKYEPISRAELAQTLNLTKATVSTLVDELIDDHYCYQTGLGESSGGRRPLMLKFNEQAGYTISIDIGVNYVAGVLTDLRGTIIEKFFQPFNTHDFTKTVMEVTRVIDHFLSTTAKTPYGLIGIGFGIPGLVNTENDILITPNLDWRQSNLKDIFTEQYGVPIIIENEANAGAYGEKTYGSAQDLNHFIYVSIGIGIGVGLILNNELFRGTNGFTGEMGHMIVKADGLSCRCGSKGCWEMYASEMALLNMCNARDEHLADVTLEAMIEKAETSDQVKEAFNQTAHYLGIGINNIINTFNPEKIIIGNRLAKAEHLLKNELEHVITTQTLTHLRKSVDITFSHQHQYSTLLGMTAFTIEQFLERQFHTDEQ from the coding sequence ATGGCCTCTTATCAGCAGACAGTCAAGTTAACAAATAAGATGATTATCTTAAATGCGATTAGAAAATATGAACCGATTTCACGGGCAGAACTTGCTCAAACGTTAAATTTAACGAAAGCAACTGTCTCTACTCTTGTAGATGAATTAATTGATGACCATTATTGCTATCAAACAGGGTTAGGTGAATCAAGTGGTGGACGGCGACCTTTAATGCTAAAGTTCAATGAACAAGCTGGTTATACGATCAGTATCGATATTGGGGTCAACTATGTGGCAGGTGTGCTCACTGACTTAAGAGGTACTATTATCGAAAAATTTTTTCAGCCGTTTAACACACATGATTTTACAAAGACTGTTATGGAAGTAACTCGTGTCATTGATCATTTTCTGTCTACTACAGCTAAGACACCATATGGTTTAATTGGGATTGGCTTCGGTATCCCAGGCTTAGTTAATACTGAAAATGATATTCTCATAACGCCAAACCTTGATTGGCGGCAATCAAATTTAAAAGATATTTTTACAGAACAATACGGCGTCCCAATCATTATTGAAAATGAGGCAAATGCAGGAGCCTATGGAGAGAAAACATACGGAAGTGCCCAAGACTTAAATCACTTTATTTATGTAAGTATAGGAATCGGGATTGGTGTTGGGCTCATCTTAAATAATGAGCTTTTCCGTGGAACGAATGGCTTTACCGGTGAAATGGGGCACATGATCGTAAAGGCGGATGGCCTGTCGTGCCGATGTGGTAGTAAAGGGTGCTGGGAAATGTACGCGTCAGAAATGGCATTATTAAATATGTGTAATGCCCGAGATGAACACTTAGCTGATGTGACACTTGAAGCAATGATTGAGAAAGCGGAAACAAGCGATCAAGTGAAAGAGGCCTTTAACCAGACAGCACATTATTTAGGCATCGGAATTAACAATATCATTAACACATTTAATCCTGAAAAGATTATTATTGGCAATCGACTAGCTAAAGCAGAACACTTGCTAAAAAACGAATTAGAGCATGTGATTACCACCCAAACGTTAACTCATTTAAGAAAATCAGTTGACATCACTTTTTCCCATCAACATCAATATTCTACTTTATTAGGCATGACCGCTTTTACAATTGAACAGTTTTTGGAAAGACAGTTTCATACAGACGAACAATGA
- a CDS encoding carbohydrate ABC transporter permease, with amino-acid sequence MQYKTKGYRIFTAFNYTFMICISFLCLFPLIHILAVSLSGSAPATANIVGLWPVDFTIDAYERTLANENFLRSLGVSVTRVILGTAISMTLLLCAAYALSKNDSEFKGRKIYMWFFVFTMLFNGGLVPTYIVVTRLGLTDTIWALVLPPAINAFNMILLLNFFRTSVPRSLEESAFIDGAGHFKIFLKIYLPISVPAIATISLFTMVFHWNSWFDGLIYNTNASNYPLQTFLQTIVVQQDFSNVDVDADMMRNLSQRTVQSAQIFISALPMLIVYPFLQRFFVKGIVLGADKE; translated from the coding sequence ATGCAGTATAAAACGAAAGGGTATCGGATATTCACTGCGTTTAACTACACGTTTATGATCTGCATTTCATTTCTATGTTTATTCCCTCTTATTCATATTTTGGCTGTTTCCTTAAGTGGATCTGCGCCAGCTACTGCTAACATTGTCGGATTGTGGCCAGTAGATTTTACAATTGATGCTTATGAACGAACACTTGCCAACGAAAATTTCCTGCGTTCATTAGGGGTGTCAGTCACCCGAGTCATTTTAGGAACGGCTATTTCTATGACGCTTCTTTTATGTGCTGCTTATGCACTCTCAAAGAATGATAGTGAGTTTAAAGGAAGAAAAATATATATGTGGTTTTTTGTTTTTACTATGTTATTTAATGGGGGGCTCGTCCCTACTTATATTGTCGTAACACGATTAGGCCTGACAGATACTATCTGGGCATTAGTGCTTCCACCAGCTATCAACGCTTTTAACATGATTTTATTACTCAATTTTTTTCGCACGTCCGTCCCTCGCTCTCTAGAAGAATCAGCTTTTATTGATGGCGCAGGACATTTTAAGATTTTCCTGAAAATATATCTTCCCATTTCTGTACCGGCTATCGCAACAATTTCATTGTTTACGATGGTTTTTCATTGGAATTCCTGGTTCGATGGTTTGATCTATAATACAAATGCCTCTAATTATCCCTTGCAAACATTTTTACAAACAATCGTTGTTCAACAAGATTTTAGTAACGTAGATGTGGATGCAGACATGATGAGAAATTTATCTCAACGTACAGTCCAATCAGCACAAATATTTATTTCTGCCCTTCCTATGCTCATTGTTTATCCGTTTTTACAAAGATTCTTTGTTAAAGGTATCGTTCTTGGCGCTGATAAAGAATAG
- a CDS encoding sugar ABC transporter permease yields MNDTIQDTVRRVPFEARTKKPKQRWHFKQTWPLHLLVLPAVIVALIFQYGPMFGIIMAFQDFKPWLGFIESEFVGLKHFITMFEYNYARQVIWNTFVISILKLIFGLIVPLTFSLMLNEVYHMRFKRTVQTIVYLPYFLSWVILGGMLIDILSPSGGVVNQLLGLIGVEPIFFLGSNDWFRTTVVVSDLWKETGFNTIVFLAAITVVNPNLYEAAVVDGANRWKQTWHITLPAMRPIIIVVATLALGNILNAGFDQIFNLYNPLVYETGDIIDTYVYRVGLVSGDFSYGTAVGLFKSVISLILIVIGYRLAYKYANWRIF; encoded by the coding sequence ATGAATGACACTATTCAGGATACGGTCCGGCGGGTCCCATTCGAGGCAAGAACTAAAAAGCCAAAACAGCGATGGCATTTTAAACAGACGTGGCCACTTCATCTTCTCGTCTTGCCAGCAGTTATCGTGGCCCTTATTTTTCAATATGGACCGATGTTTGGCATTATTATGGCATTTCAAGACTTTAAACCTTGGCTCGGTTTTATAGAGTCAGAGTTTGTCGGGTTAAAGCATTTTATCACAATGTTTGAATACAATTATGCACGTCAAGTTATTTGGAATACCTTTGTCATTTCTATACTGAAGCTTATTTTTGGATTAATTGTCCCTCTAACATTTTCTCTAATGTTGAACGAAGTGTACCACATGCGTTTTAAACGAACAGTGCAAACCATTGTCTATTTACCTTATTTTTTATCCTGGGTCATTTTAGGCGGGATGCTTATTGACATTTTATCCCCTAGTGGAGGGGTAGTGAACCAACTCCTTGGATTAATAGGTGTGGAGCCGATTTTTTTCTTAGGAAGTAATGACTGGTTTAGAACGACTGTTGTTGTGAGTGATTTATGGAAGGAAACAGGGTTTAATACCATTGTTTTTCTAGCGGCTATAACGGTGGTCAATCCCAACTTGTACGAAGCGGCAGTAGTAGATGGAGCTAATCGTTGGAAACAAACCTGGCATATTACCCTACCTGCTATGCGTCCGATTATTATTGTTGTAGCGACATTAGCGTTGGGGAACATTTTAAATGCAGGTTTTGATCAAATTTTTAATTTGTATAACCCACTTGTTTATGAAACGGGTGATATTATTGATACTTATGTTTATCGAGTAGGTCTTGTGAGTGGTGATTTTAGCTACGGAACAGCTGTTGGACTTTTTAAATCTGTGATTAGCTTAATACTTATTGTCATTGGATATCGACTTGCTTATAAATATGCTAACTGGCGAATTTTTTAA
- a CDS encoding alpha-glucuronidase, with protein MTQGQYHITTNYCLENDQVTSYKAWLQYSKSEGKYAKTVTPFLKTISSSCDASPILWSAIEELNQSITQMFDFSPFISFEVMSGKGVVLQLCSESETRLQDEGYMMYTEPNGQLIISGKTETGILYGTFHLLRLLQMGKPIDKLNIIENPANSLRLLNHWDNIDGSIERGYAGKSIFFENDQFSQNYGRLKDYARMLASIGVNGIAINNVNVHQLETKLITPEYLTGVEKIAAIFRAYGVKTFLSINFASPIELGGIETADPLDEKVKRFWEHAIKTIYTHIPDFGGVVVKADSENRPGPFTYGRTQAEGANMLAEIIAPYDGLVIWRCFVYNCHQDWRDRTTDRAKAAYDHFMPIDGDFHENVVLQIKNGPMDFQVREPVSPLLGGLKKTNQVIEFQITQEYLGQQIHLVYLVPQWKEVLEFETYAKGSGSTVKKIVSGELYDRKNNGAAAVVNVGDDYNWTGHTLAQSNLYGYGRLMWSPEMTAEDISNEWVTCTFGADPLVLSTIKGMLLNSWTTYENYTSPLGVGWMVNPGHHYGPNVDGYEYQAWGTYHFADWKGLGVNRTMATGTGFSGQYYQKNAEKYESLTDCPEELLLFFHYVPYSYVLSSGKTVIQHIYDTHFAGVEQVEQYRQQWKQLQGRIDKKRFDDVATKLDIQFEHAKEWRDIVNTYFYRKSGIDDQHNRTIY; from the coding sequence ATGACACAAGGCCAATATCATATAACCACTAATTATTGTTTGGAAAATGATCAAGTCACTAGTTATAAGGCTTGGCTTCAATATTCTAAAAGTGAAGGAAAATATGCTAAAACGGTGACCCCGTTCTTAAAGACTATTTCGTCCAGTTGTGATGCCTCTCCGATCCTATGGTCAGCAATAGAGGAGCTTAACCAATCAATAACGCAAATGTTCGATTTTTCTCCATTCATTTCATTTGAAGTGATGAGTGGAAAGGGTGTCGTTTTACAACTTTGTTCTGAGAGTGAGACCCGTCTTCAAGATGAAGGATATATGATGTATACAGAGCCGAATGGCCAGCTTATAATCAGTGGAAAAACAGAGACTGGTATTCTATACGGCACATTTCATTTGCTCCGTTTATTACAAATGGGAAAACCGATTGACAAGTTGAATATCATCGAGAATCCTGCCAATTCCTTACGGCTATTAAACCATTGGGACAATATAGATGGTTCCATAGAGAGAGGGTATGCAGGTAAATCAATTTTTTTTGAAAATGATCAATTCAGCCAGAACTATGGTAGATTAAAAGATTATGCTAGAATGCTTGCTTCAATAGGTGTTAATGGGATTGCCATTAATAATGTGAATGTCCATCAATTAGAAACGAAATTAATAACACCCGAGTATTTAACGGGGGTTGAAAAAATAGCTGCAATATTCCGCGCTTACGGGGTAAAAACATTTTTAAGCATTAATTTTGCAAGTCCAATCGAACTAGGAGGTATAGAAACGGCTGACCCGCTTGATGAGAAAGTCAAAAGGTTCTGGGAGCATGCTATAAAAACGATTTACACGCATATCCCTGATTTTGGAGGTGTCGTTGTTAAGGCTGATTCTGAAAACAGACCTGGACCATTTACGTACGGAAGAACACAGGCGGAGGGAGCCAACATGCTTGCAGAAATAATTGCTCCGTATGATGGTCTTGTCATTTGGCGCTGTTTTGTCTATAACTGCCATCAAGATTGGCGCGATCGAACGACTGATCGTGCCAAGGCAGCTTATGATCACTTTATGCCGATAGATGGGGACTTTCATGAAAATGTCGTGTTACAGATAAAAAATGGCCCAATGGATTTTCAAGTGAGAGAACCTGTTTCTCCCCTTTTAGGAGGATTGAAGAAAACAAATCAAGTGATAGAATTTCAAATAACCCAAGAATATCTTGGTCAACAAATACATCTTGTTTATCTAGTCCCTCAATGGAAAGAGGTGCTTGAGTTTGAGACGTATGCAAAAGGATCGGGTTCTACCGTCAAGAAGATTGTTAGCGGTGAACTATACGATAGAAAAAATAATGGGGCAGCAGCAGTCGTAAACGTAGGCGATGACTATAATTGGACCGGTCATACGTTGGCTCAATCCAATCTTTACGGTTACGGAAGACTTATGTGGTCACCAGAAATGACAGCAGAAGACATATCAAACGAATGGGTCACCTGCACGTTTGGAGCAGACCCTCTAGTATTGTCAACCATAAAGGGTATGCTACTTAATTCTTGGACAACATACGAAAACTATACTTCTCCTCTAGGAGTGGGATGGATGGTTAACCCAGGGCATCATTATGGTCCGAATGTTGATGGGTATGAATATCAAGCATGGGGAACGTATCACTTTGCTGATTGGAAAGGCTTGGGGGTGAATCGTACAATGGCTACTGGTACAGGGTTTAGCGGGCAGTATTATCAAAAGAATGCGGAAAAATATGAATCACTTACTGACTGTCCGGAAGAGTTGCTGCTATTCTTTCATTATGTTCCCTATTCATATGTCTTGTCGTCAGGAAAAACGGTCATTCAGCATATTTATGACACGCACTTTGCTGGCGTCGAACAAGTTGAGCAGTATCGACAACAATGGAAACAACTACAAGGAAGAATAGACAAAAAGCGTTTCGATGATGTGGCAACAAAGCTTGATATACAATTTGAGCATGCTAAAGAGTGGCGAGACATAGTAAATACGTACTTTTACCGAAAATCAGGAATTGATGATCAACATAACCGCACGATTTACTAA
- the xylA gene encoding xylose isomerase codes for MAYFNDVPKIKFEGYQSTNPFSFKYYDAEEKVGGKSMKDHLKFSVAYWHTLTGDGGDPFGAGTALRPWNHLSGMDQAKARVEAAFELFEKLDVPYFCFHDVDVAPEGSSLKETNDNLDVIVAMIKDYMKTSRTKLLWNTANMFTHPRFTHGAATANDANVYAYSAAKVKKGLEVGKELGAENYVFWGGREGYETLLNTDLKLELDNLAKFYHMALDYAKEIGFDAQFLIEPKPKEPTTHQYDFDVATATAFLHQYGLEQDFKFNIEANHATLAGHTFEHELRVARTSGMLGSVDANQGDTLLGWDTDEFPTDLYSTTLAMYEILKNGGLGRGGLNFDAKVRRGSFAPNDLFHAHIAGMDAFAIGLKVANKLIEDNFFETILDNRYDTFKSAIGEKITAGNTNFKELEQHALQLDTIEVKSGQVEKIKAQLNQYLLRVNEL; via the coding sequence ATGGCATATTTTAATGACGTCCCTAAAATTAAGTTTGAAGGTTATCAATCTACAAATCCATTTTCATTTAAGTACTATGATGCTGAAGAAAAAGTTGGCGGAAAATCCATGAAAGATCATTTAAAGTTTTCTGTTGCTTATTGGCACACCTTAACGGGAGATGGCGGGGATCCGTTTGGTGCTGGTACAGCATTACGCCCATGGAATCACTTAAGCGGCATGGATCAAGCAAAAGCGAGAGTAGAAGCGGCATTTGAATTGTTCGAAAAGCTTGATGTGCCTTATTTTTGCTTCCATGATGTAGATGTGGCACCTGAAGGAAGCTCGTTAAAAGAAACAAATGACAACCTTGATGTGATTGTGGCGATGATAAAAGACTATATGAAAACGAGTCGAACGAAACTACTATGGAATACAGCGAATATGTTTACACACCCAAGATTTACGCATGGTGCAGCTACAGCTAACGATGCAAATGTATACGCTTACTCCGCAGCGAAAGTGAAGAAAGGATTAGAAGTAGGGAAAGAGTTAGGTGCAGAAAACTACGTGTTTTGGGGTGGAAGAGAGGGCTACGAAACTTTACTAAATACAGATTTAAAGCTTGAATTAGATAACTTAGCTAAGTTTTATCATATGGCACTTGATTACGCGAAAGAAATTGGCTTTGATGCTCAGTTCTTAATTGAACCTAAGCCAAAAGAGCCGACGACCCATCAGTATGACTTTGATGTGGCAACAGCAACGGCATTTTTACACCAATATGGACTGGAACAAGATTTTAAGTTTAATATAGAAGCGAATCATGCCACATTGGCCGGACATACGTTTGAGCATGAATTGCGTGTAGCACGAACGAGCGGCATGCTCGGATCGGTTGATGCTAACCAAGGAGACACGTTACTTGGCTGGGATACAGATGAATTCCCTACTGACCTTTACTCCACCACACTAGCTATGTATGAAATTTTGAAAAATGGCGGTCTAGGCAGAGGAGGATTAAACTTTGATGCGAAAGTTCGCCGCGGCTCATTTGCCCCAAATGATTTGTTTCATGCTCACATTGCCGGGATGGACGCATTTGCCATTGGCCTTAAAGTCGCCAACAAGTTAATAGAAGATAACTTCTTTGAAACGATACTTGATAACCGTTACGACACCTTTAAATCAGCGATAGGCGAGAAAATTACCGCTGGAAACACAAATTTCAAAGAACTAGAGCAACATGCTCTTCAATTAGATACAATTGAGGTGAAATCAGGCCAAGTTGAGAAAATTAAAGCGCAATTAAATCAGTATTTATTACGTGTGAATGAGCTATAA